The nucleotide sequence GTGGTCGAGCAGATCATCCGGCCCACCGGCCTGATGGATCCCGAGATCGAGGTGCGGCCGGTCGGCTCCCAGGTCGACGATCTGCTCGGCGAGATCCACACCCTGGTGGCGAAGGGCGACCGCGTGCTGGTGACCACCCTCACCAAGCGCATGGCCGAGGACCTCACCGAGTACTACACCGACGTCGGCGTACGGGTGCGCTACCTCCACTCGGACATCGACACCCTCGAGCGGATCCAGACCATCCGCGGCCTGCGCAAGGGCGAGTTCGACGTGCTGGTGGGCATCAACCTGCTCCGCGAGGGCCTGGACATCCCCGAGGTCTCGCTGGTGGCGATCCTCGACGCGGACAAGGAGGGCTTCCTCCGCTCGTCGGTCTCGCTGATCCAGACCATCGGCCGCGCCGCCCGCAACGTGAACGGGCGGGTGCTCATGTACGGCGACAAGATCACCGAGTCGATGCGCATCGCCATCGACGAGACCAACCGCCGTCGCGAGCTCCAGCGGAAGTACAACGAAGAGCACGGGATCACGCCGACCACGGTGAAGAAGACCATCCTCGAGATGGGCGCAGCGGTGGAGGGCGACTACTCCACCGTGCCGGTGGCCGCGGAGGACGAGGCGCAGTACCTCTCGCCCGGCGAGATCCACCGCGAGATCGGCAGGCTCACCAAGGAGATGCAGCAGGCTGCCGAGGAACTCGAGTTCGAGAAGGCGGCGATGCTGCGCGACCAGATCAACGCCCTCAAGGACGCGGACCTCGGCCTCAAGCCGGCGATCCTGCAGACGAGCGGCGGTCCCGCGGGGCCGAAGCGCGATCGCGGCAGCCGGGGCGGGCCGAAGGGTCGCTACCCTGCGAAGAAGCGGGCCCGTCGATGAGGCGGCGCACCTTGCGGCGCCTCGTCGCTTCGCTGTGGCGCACGCTGCGCCTGCCCGCGCCGCGGCGCTGGCCCGGCTGCGGCTGTGAAGCGCAGATGCTCCACCGTCTCGGCTCTGTTACCGTTCGCTCATGAGTCGCACCCGTTCGATCCTCTCGGCGCTCGGCGCCGCCGGCATCCTCGGGGCCGGCGCGCTGATCGCCCTGCGCGGACCTGCCCACGCACGGGGAGACGGCATGCCCATCTCCGCCGAGTCGCTCTACGCCACGGTGAAGTCCTACGTGGAGGCGGGCCCCGCTGCGGAGGGCATGCCGAGCAAGGATCGGGTGCGCGACCTGATCGTCTCCCGCCTCGAGGCCACCGGCGCGAAGGTGCAGGTGCTGCCCCTCACCGCGCAGACGCCCGCCGGGCCCTGGGAGCTCGAGAACGTCTTCGCCTCCTTCCGCCCCGAGGCGAAGGACCGCATCCTCCTCGGCGCCCACTGGGACACGCGGCTCTGGGCGGAGCGGGATCCCGATCCCGCCAGGCGCGACCAGCCGATCACCGGCGCCAATGACGGCGGCTCCGGCGTGGCGGTGCTCCTCGGCATCGCCGACGCGCTGGCCAAGAACCCGCCGCCGGAGGGACTCGGCGTCGACCTCGCCTTCTTCGACGGCGAGGAGGGCTTCGACGGCAACCTCCATGAGTGGTTCTACGGCTCCAAGGACCTGGCCGAGCGCTGGTTCCGCACCGGCGTCTCGGTGCCGCGCTCCGTGGTCATCGTCGACATGGTGGCGCGCAAGGGCTTGCGGATCCGCCGCGAGGGGATCTCCGACAGCAAGCCCGAGGGCAGGGCGCTGCTCGACCAGCTCTTCGCCATCGCGAAGGAGAAGGGCTACCGCTCCTTCGTCGACGCGCCGGGCCAGCAGGTCCTCGACGACCACCTGCCCTTCATCGCCCGTGGCCTCCCCGCCGTCGACCTCATCGACCTCGACGACCCCCACTGGCACACCCACGAGGACACCCTCGACAAGATCGAGCCCAAGGGCATGGCCGAGGTGGCGGACGTGGTGCTGACCTGGATCCGCCGCGGCGCGCCGGCGAAGTAGGCGGGGTCTCGTTCGTGATTCGCGGTTCGCGATTTGCGAACGCCGTGCACCGGCCTACGCCTGCGCTCGTCTCCAGCCGTCCTTGAGCAACCACGTTCTTGGTTCGAGGAGGAGGGCGCTCGGCCGCAGGCGCATCGTCCGCGGCACGTGCGTGGCGGGGCCTGCTGCGTAGGCGTCGGCGGTGACGGGCTCCAGCTTCTCGCCGCGCTCGAGCATGTGCTTGCGGGTGTTGGAGAGCACGTAGCGGATTGCGTTGCGGACCTGGGTCGGCGTGCGGAGCGCGGCGGCGTGGTAGCGGTCGGCTACGACGCGGCCGCTGCGGCGCATCATCTGGTTGAGCCCCTTCGCCACGCGGATGGAGAGGGAGCGCATCGCGCGGGCGAGGTTCCGCCGGTGCTCCACCTCGAGGATGAGGTGGAGGTGGTTGCCCTGCACCGAGTAGTGGGTGAGGCGCGCGCCGGTTTCGCGCACCGCCAGCAGGGCGCGGGAGAGCACGTTCCAGGCGCGATTGGTCCGCAGGCTCCAGACCTCCGGCATCATCCGCACGGTGACGTGCACCGGGTGCC is from Vulgatibacter sp. and encodes:
- a CDS encoding M28 family peptidase, producing MSRTRSILSALGAAGILGAGALIALRGPAHARGDGMPISAESLYATVKSYVEAGPAAEGMPSKDRVRDLIVSRLEATGAKVQVLPLTAQTPAGPWELENVFASFRPEAKDRILLGAHWDTRLWAERDPDPARRDQPITGANDGGSGVAVLLGIADALAKNPPPEGLGVDLAFFDGEEGFDGNLHEWFYGSKDLAERWFRTGVSVPRSVVIVDMVARKGLRIRREGISDSKPEGRALLDQLFAIAKEKGYRSFVDAPGQQVLDDHLPFIARGLPAVDLIDLDDPHWHTHEDTLDKIEPKGMAEVADVVLTWIRRGAPAK